The Astatotilapia calliptera chromosome 14, fAstCal1.2, whole genome shotgun sequence genome includes a region encoding these proteins:
- the il12a gene encoding interleukin-12 subunit alpha — MDAERISAYVASCVLLLSLSWRTSEALPVPAPSPGTGGQCADFYKMLLLNISKALDSIYLSDGIQSEKIEMRNTGETVLACAPTLTQNLGCVTQRNSSFSETECLKNIKKDLLYYHEAIASYLTGPLKNRPEEIRLLSPIVEITKNLTENCFPQLDVENLPSKDAKVWGTLAIQSYNNRLEMNKMMKGFHIRAITINRAIGYISSGDHRK, encoded by the exons ATGGATGCTGAACGAATCTCAGCTT ACGTCGCCagctgtgtgctgctgctgtccctGAGCTGGCGCACATCCGAAGCTCTCCCGGTGCCCGCACCGAGCCCGGGGACCGGCGGTCAGTGCGCCGACTTCTACAAGATGCTCCTGCTGAACATCTCAAAAGCTCTGGACAGC ATTTATTTGAGTGATGGTATCCAATCGGAAAAAATTGAGATGAGGAATACTGGGGAGACCGTACTGGCCTGTGCACCCACTCTGACTCAG AACTTAGGTTGCGTGACACAAAGAAATTCTTCCTTCAGTGAG ACTGAATGTCTGAAGAACATAAAGAAGGACCTGCTCTACTATCACGAAGCGATTGCATCTTACCTCACAGGTCCTCTCAAAAATCGTCCAGAGGAAATTAGACTTCTGAGCCCAATCGTGGAAATCACAAAGAATCTCACAGAG AACTGCTTTCCGCAGCTGGACGTAGAGAACCTGCCCTCAAAG GATGCCAAAGTGTGGGGCACTTTGGCAATCCAGTCCTACAACAACCGGCTGGAGATGAATAAGATGATGAAAGGCTTCCACATCAGAGCCATCACTATCAACCGAGCCATTGGCTACATCTCCTCGGGAGACCACAGGAAGTAA